From Camelina sativa cultivar DH55 chromosome 7, Cs, whole genome shotgun sequence, one genomic window encodes:
- the LOC104699953 gene encoding F-box/LRR-repeat protein At3g60040-like: protein MDTKKLDTGSNDAISWLPHEVLGDILSRVPTKLAASTSVLSKKWRDVVALVDNLDFDDSASLKRNKEGKLERDVILRECFRNFVDRTLALQLQGASPIKKFSLRYHVGDDTEMDHVVRWVCNVLERGVVDLDVSLAPHAEIFLPHALYTSKTLVKLSLGTKISLGKLPPDLFLPALKTLFIDAIFFEYEDLCYVLIPGCPVLEELFVRHKDFFAQPYCISSRTIHKLTVQYDSDFGIGSLDMSFDAPSLVFLDYSDYALCSYPQVNLKSLVEARLDLRYHSKEIKRPNIWGLFTGISHIKTLHLSANSADVISRCVKHGLILPVFNNLVSLTFGSKNKRGWRLLPHLLKQCPMLETLTIQGLDGHISDVTMRASQVKVLLGRLEAHC, encoded by the exons ATGGATACCAAAAAGTTGGATACTGGCTCCAATGATGCAATCAGCTGGCTCCCTCATGAGGTTCTAGGCGACATCTTGTCCAGAGTTCCGACCAAACTGGCTGCTTCAACATCTGTACTCTCGAAAAAGTGGAGGGATGTGGTCGCATTGGTGGATAATCTCGATTTTGATGATTCTGCATCTCTGAAACGGAATAAAGAGGGTAAACTGGAGAGGGATGTGATCCTCCGGGAGTGCTTCAGGAACTTTGTCGATAGAACACTCGCTTTGCAATTGCAAGGCGCTTCTCCTATCAAGAAATTCTCTCTAAGATATCACGTTGGCGACGACACTGAGATGGATCATGTGGTCCGCTGGGTATGTAATGTCTTAGAGCGTGGCGTAGTGGACCTGGACGTTAGTTTAGCTCCTCACGCTGAAATCTTTTTACCTCATGCGCTCTACACGAGCAAGACGCTCGTTAAGCTTTCACTGGGAACCAAGATTAGTTTAGGAAAGCTTCCTCCAGATTTGTTTCTTCCAGCGCTTAAGACTCTCTTCATCGATGCTATCTTTTTTGAATATGAAGATCTGTGTTACGTGCTTATTCCTGGTTGTCCGGTGCTCGAGGAGCTATTTGTACGTCACAAGGACTTTTTTGCACAACCATACTGCATATCCAGTCGGACCATCCATAAACTAACAGTTCAATACGATTCTGACTTTGGTATTGGCTCTCTGGATATGTCATTTGATGCCCCAAGTCTTGTCTTCCTGGACTACTCCGATTATGCCCTGTGTAGCTATCCACAAGTTAACTTGAAGTCCCTAGTCGAAGCTAGGCTGGACCTTCGTTATCATTCTAAAGAGATCAAGAGGCCAAATATATGGGGTCTCTTTACAGGGATAAGCCACATTAAGACCCTGCATCTTTCTGCCAATTCTGCTGAT GTGATCTCTCGATGTGTTAAACATGGACTAATACTACCGGTGTTTAACAATCTGGTAAGCTTGACTTTTGGGAGTAAGAATAAACGAGGTTGGAGACTACTGCCGCATCTGCTTAAGCAGTGTCCTATGCTTGAAACTCTAACCATCCAG GGTCTGGATGGTCATATATCTGATGTGACTATGCGTGCATCCCAAGtgaaagtgttgttagggaggCTGGAGGCACACTGCTAA
- the LOC104704206 gene encoding F-box/LRR-repeat protein At3g60040-like codes for MDTKKLDTGSEDAISWLPHEVLGDILSRVPTKLAASTSVLSKKWRDMFALVHNLDFDNFVFLQPEDGKRERDEIRECFRNFVDRTLALQCASPLKKFSLKYHIGDDSEMDHMYPWIRNAVERGVVELDVSIEPTYGDILLPHEFFMSNTLVKLTLGTRISFGKFPPDLSLPALKSLFLDSVVFEYEDLCHVLLPGCPVLEDLVVRHKYFEALPYCISSRSIKKLSVHYDCELEIGPYSIMSFDAPSLVSL; via the coding sequence ATGGATACCAAAAAGTTGGATACTGGCTCCGAAGATGCAATCAGCTGGCTCCCTCATGAGGTTCTGGGCGACATCTTGTCCAGAGTTCCGACCAAGCTGGCTGCTTCAACATCTGTTCTCTCGAAAAAGTGGAGGGATATGTTTGCATTGGTGCACAATCtcgattttgataattttgtctTCCTGCAACCGGAAGATGGTAAGCGAGAAAGGGACGAGATCCGGGAGTGCTTCAGGAACTTTGTGGATAGAACACTCGCTTTGCAATGCGCTTCTCCGCTCAAGAAATTCTCGTTAAAATATCACATTGGCGACGACAGTGAGATGGATCATATGTACCCCTGGATACGTAATGCAGTAGAGCGTGGTGTAGTGGAGCTTGACGTTAGTATTGAGCCTACCTATGGTGACATCTTGCTGCCTCATGAGTTCTTTATGAGCAATACATTGGTTAAGCTGACACTGGGGACACGAATTTCTTTTGGAAAGTTTCCTCCAGATTTGTCTCTTCCAGCACTTAAGAGTCTCTTCTTGGACTCGGTCGTTTTTGAATATGAAGATCTGTGTCATGTGCTTCTTCCTGGTTGTCCAGTGCTCGAGGATTTAGTCGTACGTCACAAGTACTTCGAAGCACTCCCATACTGCATCTCGAGTCGGAGCATCAAGAAGCTATCAGTTCACTACGATTGTGAGCTTGAAATTGGTCCTTATAGTATTATGTCATTTGACGCCCCAAGTCTTGTGTCCttataa
- the LOC104704207 gene encoding diphthamide biosynthesis protein 2-like: MELEFESMYEINRTAEFIISKSFSRIALQFPDELLKESTKVVSALKSKTRLLTDREVRFFVMADTTYGSCCIDEVGALHIDADCVVHYGQTCLSPTSVLPAFFVFGKASINVSSCVKHLIDSASQSDKPIMILYGLEYAHMIPHIREELGLSKTVPQLKFSVANVLCSFISPSKDPRESMEHPRPYSDSLSSSRNYSLGGLTWDLPEGSKIEDYLLFWIGSDSSAFANVVLTFNGCDIVRYDAEEDSLVTEFYQQRRILQRRYYLVEKAKDANIIGILVGTLGVAGYLHMIHHMQALISAAGKKSYILAMGRPNPAKLANFPECDVFIYISCAQTALLDSKEFMSPVITPFEANLAFSRRSEWTGAYLMQFQDVINSVKLRAYRGLEINSDNTSPEPYIVGRSGKASGYKHE; this comes from the exons ATGGAGTTGGAGTTTGAATCAATGTATGAGATTAATCGTACGGCGGAGTTCATTATCAGCAAAAGCTTCAGTAGAATTGCTTTACAG TTTCCGGATGAGTTGTTAAAGGAATCAACTAAGGTCGTGAGTGCTCTAAAGAGCAAAACTCGTTTGCTTACTGACAGAGAAGTCAGGTTCTTTGTTATGGCGGACACAACTTACGGTAGTTGCTGCATTGATGAAGTTGGAGCTTTGCATATTGACGCAGACTGTGTTGTTCATTACGGTCAAACATGTCTAAGCCC gacaTCGGTTCTTCCAGCATTCTTCGTTTTCGGGAAAGCTTCGATAAACGTCTCAAGCTGCGTTAAGCATCTGATAGATTCTGCGTCACAGAGCGATAAGCCTATTATG ATTCTTTATGGACTAGAATACGCCCATATGATTCCGCATATCCGAGAAGAATTAGGATTATCAAAGACTGTACCTCAGTTGAAGTTCTCTGTAGCCAATGTTTTGTGTTCATTTATTAGTCCATCCAAAGACCCTAGAGAATCCATGGAGCATCCGAGACCATATAGTGATAGCTTATCCTCATCTAGAAACTATAGTCTGGGAGGGCTAACTTGGGACTTGCCAGAAGGAAGCAAAATCGAGGACTATCTACTTTTCTGGATCGGTTCTGACAGTTCAGCGTTCGCCAATGTAGTACTGACCTTCAATGGTTGTGACATAG TCAGATatgatgctgaagaagattcTTTGGTGACGGAATTTTATCAACAAAGAAGGATACTTCAGCGACG ATATTACTTGGTGGAAAAAGCCAAGGATGCGAATATTATTGGTATTTTGGTAGGGACCCTTGGTGTTG CTGGTTACCTTCATATGATTCACCATATGCAAGCACTCATATCTGCAGCTGGCAAAAAATCTTACATTCTTGCCATGGGACGACCTAATCCGGCCAAACTCGCAAACTTCCCCGAG TGCGATGTATTCATCTACATCTCATGTGCCCAAACCGCTCTTTTAGATAGCAAAGAGTTCATGTCCCCTGTCATAACTCCGTTCGAAGCCAATCTTGCTTTTAGCAG AAGGAGTGAATGGACTGGTGCATACCTAATGCAATTCCAAGACGTGATAAACTCTGTAAAATTA CGTGCTTATCGCGGTTTGGAGATTAATAGTGATAATACTTCGCCGGAGCCTTACATAGTCGGGAGAAGCGGGAAGGCGTCAGGATACAAGCACGAGTAG
- the LOC104699955 gene encoding jacalin-related lectin 39-like isoform X2, with protein MAYRHERYSSSFVAENGTEWDDGAYVKVTKIKASHNGCGITLVQFQYLDGTGTLVEGPVHGTEPFQFDRDYGRVSHPNSVSNEFLLAEDEYIHTVVAYSKYCVRKIEFETNKRIIAFGVEAYDPEYLKRVEARDTLIYELPATYGDIDKRPIVGFHGKSGIHYLHELGVYLRPHQY; from the exons ATGGCATATCGTCATGAACGATATAGTTCGAGCTTTGTTGCTGAGAATGGAACCGAGTGGGACGATGGGGCCTACGTAAAGGTTACGAAGATAAAAGCAAGTCACAATGGCTGTGGTATCACCTTGGTTCAGTTTCAATATCTCGACGGCACGGGGACTCTTGTAGAAGGTCCTGTTCACGGGACGGAGCCTTTTCAATTTGATAGAGATTACGGGAGGGTTTCACACCCAAATTCCGTAAGCAATGAG TTTTTGCTGGCTGAAGACGAATACATCCACACCGTGGTAGCATATAGCAAATATTGTGTGAGGAAGATTGAGTTTGAGACGAACAAGCGAATCATTGCGTTCGGAGTCGAGGCATACGACCCAGAATACCTAAAACGAGTCGAGGCACGCGACACATTAATATACGAACTACCAGCCACATATGGCGATATAGACAAACGCCCGATCGTCGGCTTCCATGGCAAATCTGGGATTCATTACCTTCATGAACTCGGTGTCTACCTTCGTCCtcatcaatattaa
- the LOC104699955 gene encoding jacalin-related lectin 39-like isoform X3, which translates to MAYRHERYSSSFVAENGTEWDDGAYVKVTKIKASHNGCGITLVQFQYLDGTGTLVEGPVHGTEPFQFDRDYGRVSHPNSFLLAEDEYIHTVVAYSKYCVRKIEFETNKRIIAFGVEAYDPEYLKRVEARDTLIYELPATYGDIDKRPIVGFHGKSGIHYLHELGVYLRPHQY; encoded by the exons ATGGCATATCGTCATGAACGATATAGTTCGAGCTTTGTTGCTGAGAATGGAACCGAGTGGGACGATGGGGCCTACGTAAAGGTTACGAAGATAAAAGCAAGTCACAATGGCTGTGGTATCACCTTGGTTCAGTTTCAATATCTCGACGGCACGGGGACTCTTGTAGAAGGTCCTGTTCACGGGACGGAGCCTTTTCAATTTGATAGAGATTACGGGAGGGTTTCACACCCAAATTCC TTTTTGCTGGCTGAAGACGAATACATCCACACCGTGGTAGCATATAGCAAATATTGTGTGAGGAAGATTGAGTTTGAGACGAACAAGCGAATCATTGCGTTCGGAGTCGAGGCATACGACCCAGAATACCTAAAACGAGTCGAGGCACGCGACACATTAATATACGAACTACCAGCCACATATGGCGATATAGACAAACGCCCGATCGTCGGCTTCCATGGCAAATCTGGGATTCATTACCTTCATGAACTCGGTGTCTACCTTCGTCCtcatcaatattaa
- the LOC104699955 gene encoding jacalin-related lectin 39-like isoform X1, with amino-acid sequence MAYRHERYSSSFVAENGTEWDDGAYVKVTKIKASHNGCGITLVQFQYLDGTGTLVEGPVHGTEPFQFDRDYGRVSHPNSVSNEVLNWFCRFLLAEDEYIHTVVAYSKYCVRKIEFETNKRIIAFGVEAYDPEYLKRVEARDTLIYELPATYGDIDKRPIVGFHGKSGIHYLHELGVYLRPHQY; translated from the exons ATGGCATATCGTCATGAACGATATAGTTCGAGCTTTGTTGCTGAGAATGGAACCGAGTGGGACGATGGGGCCTACGTAAAGGTTACGAAGATAAAAGCAAGTCACAATGGCTGTGGTATCACCTTGGTTCAGTTTCAATATCTCGACGGCACGGGGACTCTTGTAGAAGGTCCTGTTCACGGGACGGAGCCTTTTCAATTTGATAGAGATTACGGGAGGGTTTCACACCCAAATTCCGTAAGCAATGAGGTTCTTAATTGGTTTTGCAGA TTTTTGCTGGCTGAAGACGAATACATCCACACCGTGGTAGCATATAGCAAATATTGTGTGAGGAAGATTGAGTTTGAGACGAACAAGCGAATCATTGCGTTCGGAGTCGAGGCATACGACCCAGAATACCTAAAACGAGTCGAGGCACGCGACACATTAATATACGAACTACCAGCCACATATGGCGATATAGACAAACGCCCGATCGTCGGCTTCCATGGCAAATCTGGGATTCATTACCTTCATGAACTCGGTGTCTACCTTCGTCCtcatcaatattaa